The Larus michahellis chromosome 9, bLarMic1.1, whole genome shotgun sequence genome contains the following window.
CGTGGGTGCTTGCCCACCCCGGAGCCGCTCAGCACAGGATCCCGGCTGCGCCAGGGCCACCGCCTGTGTCAGAAAGGGCATGTGTGTGCATAGATACACACATATACGCATGGCGGCATTCACCGCCAAGCCCTCAGCAGTGATGTCTGACAGCCTGCATCTCCAGAAGCCAAGTACAGGAAAATGGTTGCCATTTCTCCTTTGGTCGCAAGAGCCTTGATCTCATGTGTTTCAGAGCCCTCCACCTTTACGGCTGTAAGTGATTTATTTGTGATTTACCACCCTCCACATAAAATCCTGACCGAGTTGATTAGGATCCTTACACAACAGAAACTATGAAGGAAAAGatttcaggaagaagttctttgctgtgagggcggtgagcccctggcccaggttgcccagagaagctgtggctgccccatccctggaggggttcaaggccaggttggacggggcttggagcagcctggtctggtgggaggtgtccctgcccagggcagggagtggcactgggtggtctttaaggtcccttccaaccctgaccgttctgtgattcggtgattctgtgaaacGTCCCACTTGCCAGTTCGTGCCCTGACCCAGCCACGTGCCTGGCTCAGCCCCTGGGAGCGTGCGGGCCAGGAGAAAACAGGGGCCTGGGGAtgctgaggaagagcagagaagccTGGTGACATCTCTGAAGACACATATGACAAAACCACTTATGGCAAAAGACATTCTGTGTTGCCAAACGAACGCTGGGATGGGATGCCGAGCCTGTCAAAAACGAGAAGTAGTTGACTTTTGTCTCCCATCCCGTTTGCAAACCTGCCTGTTCCCCGTGtatcccctcctgcctgcccagcagccagatgccccccaccccaggacgCGGGGTCCCACTGCAGGGAGGCAGCACAGAAGGCTCTTCCCATCTGAATTTCTGAGCCTGGAGCCTGAGCTGCTCTGCGAAGGACTGTGTCTGcaatggaagggaaggagaagagacagGATTTCCACCCATGTTGCTGCTCTTTGCTCCTGCTCTCCCCCGTCCTGGCTCAGTGCACAGAGGACCAAGCTGCGGCAGGAGTCTCCCTGGACACCCAGCAGCACCCTGAAACTTCCACTCTCATTTTCAGGTTGTATTTCACTTTTTCACTCTGTCCTCCGTGCCACGGGAGAGCGAGAagggggcagtgccaggcacaaagcTGAGAGCTCTTTGGAGGCAGAAATCCTCGGATGTTCTCTATCTGCTAAAACTCtgtaacagagagaaagaaagatgctGCAAATTAGTAAAGATGCTTCACCCCACGAGCTGTTGTGCTGGGTAcccagaaaggaggaggaggaggaggagggaggagagagggaaaatcaGAGCACATCCACTCTCTCTGCGTTTTGCTGCTCTGCACATGTCAGACTCTCCCATCGTCGATGTGTGGGGTTGCAATACACCTCAGGAGAAAACTAGGAAGAGATACACTATTGGCTATTTCATATGCGGTGTGTCATCTGGCAGGCTGTATATATCACAGGGAAAGCAGGGACCACTCAGCCTCCGAGCAAAGCAGCTTCAGTGGATGGCTCAGAGGGATACTTtgaggatggaaagaaaagggaaaggcagcTCTTGCTTTTCTGATTCGGGCAAGCTCTGAAAACTCTTGGGAAACGGCGACCTGACAGACGAAGGACTATGTGGAAAACCAATACAGCAGATTTCCAAGGAGAAGTTGCGGGGGAGAAGCAGAACAGTGCCCGAAAGGAAATATTCACTAGGATTTCTTTCTAGGTGCGGAGAGAAAGCGTGTGGGGATCTCTGATATTTCTGCATCCGAATCAGCTTCTGTACGTAGGACATATGGGACTgaaaagggaagagcagctggagcacCCCTGGAGCCAAGCTCACAGGTAATCAGCGCAGGAAGAGGGACCCATTTATCAACTCTTTTACGCAGTTTGCAGCCCAAGggcagaattttaaaatgcaagggTGCGTGTTCCCTCCTGCGGCCACAGCCTTCAGCAGCTGAGCTGGCAGAAAGGAGGGCAGAGAAGAGTGTGCAGCCCGCCCGGGGACACGGGCAGCGagagagccatgagcaggcacaCGTGGTTCCCTTTGCGGTACATCTCCAAGCCCTTCTGGAGAGCGGAGAATCACAACACCACCAACTTCTTCTCCGCACTGTACGGCTTCCCCAACCAATCCTTCTTCCACAGTGATTTGGACCTGGAGGACCTGGGGGACTTCGACAGCGGAACCAAGTACGAGGGCGAGTCGCAGAGCCGCACGGTGAAGGCGCTGCTGATAGTAGCCTACTCCGTCATCATCTGCATCTCCCTCTTCGGCAACATCCTGGTGTGCCACGTGGTGATCAAGAACAAAAGGATGCACTCTGCCACCAGCCTCTTCATCGTCAACCTGGCCGTTGCCGACGTGATGATCACCATTTTGAACACCCCCTTCACGCTGGTGAGCACCCGGCTCGTCCGCGTTTTGCTGGGGTCCGTGTGTGCCTGCCGGCTGTGTGCACGTGTGCTGAATGGGCCAGTAACGGGCTGATAGGCAGAGATTCTTCTCGGTGTgtcttccccccttccttttgcCTGCCCGACAAGCTGCGGTCgtgccccccaccctgtccccgaCACCCCCTCGCACGCAGGCAGGGCTCGCTCGTGCCCCCACCTCGCAATCCTGTCGGGAGGCGtcgctcctccccagctttcctccctcttccagcACGGTGGCAAGGCACGGATGTGGAAGCCCCATGCGCCTTTTGATGGGGAAGGAAGCGGGGGACAAGTTTGACACTAGAAAGTCCAATTAACTGCCAGCTTCCTACGGAAAGGATGCAAACGAGCTCAGTCCTTGTGAAGGCGATGGCAGGGGAAACTGCCGGGTCTGTGCTTGGCACGTGTCTTACTCAGGCTCCACAAACCGTGCTTCTCGGGGCTGATTGTCCTTTGTTTCTTTTCGGTTACCAACTAATATAAGACATGCCAAAAATATTAAAGGAATGAGGTGGGAAGACTTAAACGGACTCATTTCTTCCCCCCCAGTCACAATCTATAAACGACGTGTAAGCAGAACTCTGTATACCTGAATTTGACGCAGCCCTCTGCTTCCAAAGCGTCCCAAATACTCCTGCTTCGGTCCTTGCCCAGAGCTGACCATAGCGTTCTTCCGCCTTCCAAAAGCAATAGCTGAATTATCGGTTTGAATTTGCCTCTTCTTAAATGGGTCCTGTTTCTTTGGTGGGatttctctgccttgctctgAAGGGATTCGCGTCCCGTAAGCTGTTCAGGGAAAGGATAGTGCCCCCTTGTGTGTTTGCACAACAGTCGCACCTTAGGCACGAGTAATTAAATAACTGTAATCTCTCTTAGGAAAGAGCTTTCATCaacttcaaagaaaacagcactTTGCTACACATTCAGTAACAGAGTCGTTACTCCCAGAGTTGTCTCTATAGGGAAATTACTTAGATTAATTGAAAAGAGAGTAGCTAGCCTTGACTAATTTTCTGTGGGGACAGATGCTTTGTAATAAATGTGCTTTATTTCAAATTAGCTTAATCTGCTTCCAGAATGAGTTGCGTTAATTTGGAATAAATATTGCGCAGCCATAAATGACAAGGGAATGAGACAACAACCGTTATTTGGAATAGTCTCCTCTGCAGAAAAGCCTCAATAAGCAAAACCTCTCTGGGAACCGGTAAGAAATGCCATGCTGCCCTTGCTGCTGCGTTCTCCGGGGGGTGTTTAAGTGTTCCCTCCCTCCGCCCCTTCCAAGAGCAGCTGGATTTCATGCCCAGGTGGAGATGGCTCCCGCACCTGCAGAGGTCAGATCAATGAGGAAGGCGACGCAGGTTCTGAAGTGCGAGTTGCTTTTGCAACGGGAGGGTaaaattttcctctctctttgtgtTAACTTCATTGACACCTCTGAAATTGCTGCTTGACGTATCTCACACAACGGGGCGAGAGGAGAGCTGGGCTTAGAAACCAGCGTGTGAGCAAGACCCTGCCACCCAACCTCCGTGTTCCTGAGGGCGGGTGGTAGCCGCAGACCCCAGGAAGAGTGTGGACacggggcagggatgctccacAGACAGCCGGTCCCTAACTCACAGGTGTTACCTCCCTATTTCGGTGCCCTCGATGATTTTTTCTTCCATGAGTTTATCTCGCTAAAGTTTCGAACCCGCACAACTTTCAGCATCCACAAATTCAAGCGTTTTACCAATGACAGACATGTGGCTGTTTTTAAGGAGCCAAGCTACTGTTTTTCCCTGCAGAGTTGAGCTAAGATTTCTTCACGTTTTCCAGAAGGGACATGTTACATGTACACCTGCACGTGCAAACACACGTACGCAGGGCACTACTCAGGCAGATTTGTTTGCTCAGTGTAATAAATCTCACCTCTGTTTCAAAGCCTCTTGCAGTTTGCTGTTTTCCCCAGAAAAACTGAGTATAATGCATCTACAAAGCATGAGGAGACTAtattaaagcatttcttccttaccATACTCCAGGGAAGCctatttgctgcttttcagataATGCGCACTGTTTTAATCCCATTTTGTCCGTTCTCCAGGTGCGGTTTGTAAGCAGTACCTGGGTTTTTGGAAAGCTGATGTGTCACATAAGCCGGTTTGTTCAGTACTGCTCCGTGCATGTGTCTGTGCTCACCCTTGCTGCCATCGCTCTGGATCGGCGTCAGGTATGCGATATATTCACCACCCCTATGTTTGCCAGAAAATATGGTGCTAaatacacaggtttttttccccttcaaatccCAGAACCTGGAATCCCGCATTGTCTTTAGAGTCAAGGGACGGAGGGGAGGATTCTAGCGTTCGTGGTGGTGGACAAAAACACCCACTTTTTTTAGGGTGAGACAGATCCAACCCAGGAAGGGGCTGCCcacagaggctgtggagtctctgtcctggGAGATATTCAAATCCCAACCAGAAACAGTCCTGGCAGCCTGCTCTAGCGGGTCCTGCTTTGCACGGGGAgctggacgagatgatctccaggggtccctgcccACCGCAGCCACTCTGTGGAGTGCAGCCCTGAAAGCAGGGTGGGAATATATCCTGAAGTTCAAACACCAGCAAGCCAATACATTATCTCAGCATTTATTTATGAAGAGTCGTACAGGTTTTAGGCTTGCCACATTACTTTGGGATGCCTAAGACTGGAAATAGTGAGAACTGTGTAACCACATTCAGTTCAAGGTGAGaaattctcctctcctctcctctcctctcctctcctctcctctcctctcctctcctctcctctcctctcctctcctctcctctcctctcctctcctctcctctcctctcctctcctctcctctcctctcctctcctctcctctcctctcctcttccctctcctctcctcccgaTACTTTTTTGGTGAATACCAACCAGGAGAACCTCACAGGTCCAGCAATGAGGGTCAACAAAAGGGTTTCCTTGAAGTATAATGCAGTTTGTGATTTTTGCTAAAGCTGAGGAATGCTGTGCACTGGGAGAGCAGATCCTGCAAGGTGTGCTCTCAGGCCGACTGTCTATTTTTCTTGCAGTGCTGGAGTCACAAAAATAGTTGTTACTGAAAAGCAATTTCACATGATAAATGACATGGCTAGATGAAGTTCAAAACAACAATGGATTCCATTCTGATTGTCTGGGATGTGCTCCATCTGGTGTCAGAGAATTACAGGGACTGACAGAGTGTACATCatccatttctgtcttttttaccACAAAAAGTCTGGTAGCCTGCCCGTTCTATGTGCAACATTACAGCTCCTGAAAGCAAAGCGTTTGGATAATGATTCATTTTAATCAGTAGATTCTGGGTTGATAGCAAAGCATGGCTCAGTATCAAGAAGCGTTTGTTTAACTAAGGGCAAACACAATACCTGCCATTAAATTCAGTGGAGTGGGTTCCTCAGAACTGTAATTAGCTAGTATGGCCCAAGGAGATAAAAATAGAAGTAAGGAGATGTCACTGAGCAAGGAGAAATCAACACTTGCCTCTAAAAATATTGCTGGTCCTGAGAGGTACCGGAGCAGACAGATGCTCCAGGGGAGTTGTAGGAGCTCGATTAACTAGATATTTATAATGAGACTAGAAAAGACATGCGTAAAATACCAAAGGCTTCATCAGCCAAAAGATCATCTGGATGACATGATAGGTCTATTTTTAACCATTGTTTCATTGCCTAATATAATCATCCATAGTGCATGTAGCTCAACAGATATCTAACCATCGTGATCTCTGAAGCCAAGCTGATGGGTGACACCAAGCGTGTTTCTCTGCTCAGGGCACTGGGCCAGCAGTAACACTTAATACTTGCACATCTCTTTGCATTTTCCACCCCTTATACCCTCCGAAGTCCTGTAAAATGAGTCTCTCCTTTCTGCCGTTTAACACTGGGGggatgcagagctgctgcagcgcCTGGAACTGCAACGTGAGGCTGAAAGAGTGACCAAGAGGTTGTCAGATACAGTAGCCCTCCGTAGCAGCAAACCCACCTGGACTACACCATGCTGTAGCCAGACCCGCACGGGGCAAACTGTGACTATAAAAGGGACCAGCCTTCAAGTCTGTTAGTGCTATCTTGGCCAAAGGTTACGTTCAACCGTGGTCCCCGAGCATCTCGTCTCTCTGTCTTGTCAGTCCACCAAAGGCCAAATGTTGTGAGCCCCGTGGCTGCCATCTGTATTGGAGCCCTTGTCCGTAGTAACGAGGAGATTTTTTGCACTATAGTACAAGCCCGAATATCCTCTTGGCTTTCAACTTGTGCCACCCTTAATGACCATGTTGAGCATTCCTTGCTGTCCTGGAAAGCACACATGCTGTTTGCCTCTCCCAGTGATCGGCGTGAAATGCTTGCTCCTGGCCATGGATAAAGCGAAGGtgcattcttttctttctaaagcttGCAGCTTGTTTTTATCAATTGAAGGCACTGTAAGTCCTCAGGATTGGTTGTTCTCCGCAGGTTATCATGCACCCTCTCAAGCCGCGCATGTCCATGGCGAAAGGAGGGATTTGCATCATTATCATCTGGGTTATGGCCAGCTGCTTCTCGCTGCCTCATGCCATTTATCAGACTTTGACAAGATTTTATATTGGGTAAGACATTTACatggtgctctttttttttttttttatatgacatATGCAACTTAATCAAAGCCCCACAGATCCTAAGGCACACATCTTCCATCtgtgttattaaaaaagaaagtatggTGAAACAGAGAAGTCCTCCTTCTCTTTGACTAGGCAGTGTGTTTCCCACAAAAGGACAATGAAAATCAATGGAATTGCTTTCAGGCTTGTTTGTTAGTTGATTTTGGCTCAGAGATTCAGCCCTGTAATTTGAGGCAGCCCTGTAATTtgtaaaaagagaggagaggtgAGGTGCACTTTGTCATTACGGATGTCCAtatggatttgttttttcttttcctggggatgtatttaaaaaatcttcattGGGCCCAAAAGtcaaacttaaagaaaaattttcCATTGAAAGTGGCACTTGCCCATGTTACTGAATGAGTTCTGCTATCTGTACCTTTACTGAAACTTGTAAGAACATCCGAGATGTTTGTTCTCCAGGTGTTGTGTGCATCTGGTAGTGGAACTGACggttctttctctctctgatcTTCAGGAACAGAACAATACGAATGGTCTGcctccccagcttccctcctcctgctgatCTTTTCTGGAAGTATTTGGACTTGACCACTTTTGTTCTCTTGTACGTCCTGCCCTTGCTTGTGATCTCCATCACATATACCATGGTGGCCAAGAAGCTCTGGCTCAGAAATGCCATCGGGGACCTCACCATGGAGCAATACTATGCCCATCAACGGAAAAAGAAGATGACCCTGAAGAtgctgatggtggtggtgattgTGTTTGCAGTATGTTGGTTCCCCCTGAACTGCTACGTGGTGTTGATCTCCTGTAGGGCCATCCACAGTAGCAACGCTCTGTACTTTGCTTTTCACTGGTTTGCCATGAGCAGCACTTGCTACAACCCCTTCATTTACTGTTGGCTGAATGAGAGCTTCAGATCGGAGCTGAAGTCCTTGCTGTGCGTGTGCCGGCGAAGGAGCGCAGCCCAGAGTCATGCTCTGCAGTCCATCTCCCCGCCTTTCAGGCATGCCTGGGTTGAGAACTGCCATTATAAAAGAGGCAGCACCTGCCAGAAGACAAGGGCATCCTCCCAGAGGAACTCCGCAAAGACAGACATATCCAGTGTTCAGCCAATTGTGGCAGAAAGCTAAACCCTTCATCTGATGGCCAGGCAACATCGGGTTGTAATTGCAGAAACACGGGAAAAACTGAGTTGGAAAGGACTGCTGGAGACCATCTACTCCAGCCTTCCACCCAAAGCAAGCTAACATCAACGTTCAACTGGGTTATCCAGGACCTTGTCCAGTCAGGCTTTCAAAAATCTCCGGGGATGGACTGCCCACATGCGGGCTCCAGAATGAGGGGTGTCGAGTAAATTTTTCATCAGAGTAGTCAGCAAAAATGGAGAGAACTCTTTAACAGCGCACAATATCTGTCATAGCCTAAGCAAATAAGGGGAAAATTAGTAAAAATTCCTGAAAGGAAAATgcgttctgttttacctcaaactggGACACCTACACTGATTACACCCACTCTGTTTCAAGGTAGATGGCTGTTTATGCATATAGAAACACTGTATTgattccttctttttatttatttgtaatttattcaAGATGAATAACACTTGGAGCCGTTCCCAAATGTACACCCAGCACACCTCAGCCGCTTGCTCTGCTGTTACAGAggtgccccagctctgcccgtcCGCCTCCTCGCGTCCCACGGCCAGCGGCCGCGCCTGCCACTGGAGGGGGAAAAGGTCTCAAAAATCACAACGGAAACACAGCTTAGGAGCAGGACAGCAAAAATTCGCTCCATACTTGCAGGCGTTCTTCTTTCAGTGGCTCATTTTGTTCTGTAAGGATTACCAGTAGTCACCTTAAAACATTGCTTGTGGTCAAGAAAGAAATTACGCAAGTGAGCTTATTCTCCCACGCTAGCTAGCTGAGGAACCAACCCTTTCTTCAAACAGATACCACCTGCCATTTTGCTGAGGGCTAAGCTAATGCCCACTCACAAAACCCCACCAGCCACCCAATAAATAGAAATGGttccagaggattttttttttttttttgcactttctaccttgtttcttttttgatgCATTTCTGTTATCTACATAGGAGACAGATACTAAATTGGAAGTCAGCTGTTGGCAGTCAAAATCGTTTCATGGGTCTTGTACCAGCGGAGGCACCAGTTTGAGTCTAATAGCGTGACAGTCACGTCCACTGGTCCCAGCAAGTTAAGCTGGAGGGCAGCTCCCCAGGCTGGATGCCTGTCGGGTACATTCGGAGGAGGCCCTCGGGGACTGTAGACTTCAGAGACCAATCTCCCTACTTCACCATCCAAATCAGGGGCGGTCAGTTGGCAGCCCAGCGACAGGAACTGGTCTGGGACCAGTTTCTCTAGCACCGGGGGTGCGGGCTCGCTGGAGGTGAGCGAAGTGGGGGTATCGCCCCACGTGTGAGGGAGAGTGGGCTGCAGACCCCCGTAAGGGCTGTAAGCTCCACACAAATATGCTGCACCAATACGGCTCTTTACCTGTTCCGTGAAGAACTTT
Protein-coding sequences here:
- the LOC141748400 gene encoding G-protein coupled receptor 83-like isoform X1 is translated as MSRHTWFPLRYISKPFWRAENHNTTNFFSALYGFPNQSFFHSDLDLEDLGDFDSGTKYEGESQSRTVKALLIVAYSVIICISLFGNILVCHVVIKNKRMHSATSLFIVNLAVADVMITILNTPFTLVRFVSSTWVFGKLMCHISRFVQYCSVHVSVLTLAAIALDRRQVIMHPLKPRMSMAKGGICIIIIWVMASCFSLPHAIYQTLTRFYIGNRTIRMVCLPSFPPPADLFWKYLDLTTFVLLYVLPLLVISITYTMVAKKLWLRNAIGDLTMEQYYAHQRKKKMTLKMLMVVVIVFAVCWFPLNCYVVLISCRAIHSSNALYFAFHWFAMSSTCYNPFIYCWLNESFRSELKSLLCVCRRRSAAQSHALQSISPPFRHAWVENCHYKRGSTCQKTRASSQRNSAKTDISSVQPIVAES
- the LOC141748400 gene encoding G-protein coupled receptor 83-like isoform X2 → MGLKREEQLEHPWSQAHSDLDLEDLGDFDSGTKYEGESQSRTVKALLIVAYSVIICISLFGNILVCHVVIKNKRMHSATSLFIVNLAVADVMITILNTPFTLVRFVSSTWVFGKLMCHISRFVQYCSVHVSVLTLAAIALDRRQVIMHPLKPRMSMAKGGICIIIIWVMASCFSLPHAIYQTLTRFYIGNRTIRMVCLPSFPPPADLFWKYLDLTTFVLLYVLPLLVISITYTMVAKKLWLRNAIGDLTMEQYYAHQRKKKMTLKMLMVVVIVFAVCWFPLNCYVVLISCRAIHSSNALYFAFHWFAMSSTCYNPFIYCWLNESFRSELKSLLCVCRRRSAAQSHALQSISPPFRHAWVENCHYKRGSTCQKTRASSQRNSAKTDISSVQPIVAES